GTCGTACAGGTCCCAGTCGGTCACCGGCGCCACGGCGATGCCGGCCTTGAACGGGCTGCCCGGCCGCATCATCGTCAGCGACGTCATGTAGCCGCCGTAGCTCCAGCCCCAGATGCCCAGGCGCGAGCCGTCCACGTACGGCAGCGTGGCCAGGTAGTTGGCCGCGGCGATCTGGTCGGCCGTCTCGGTGCGGCCCAGGTTGAGGTACACGGCGTGCTTGAACGCCGCGCCGCGCCCGCCGGTGCCGCGGTTGTCCACGCTCACCACGATGTAGCCGTGCTGCGCCAGCATCTGGTGGTACAGGTAGCGCGTGCCGCCCCACGCGTCCGTCACCTGCTGCGAGCCGGGGCCGCCGTAGACGTAGATGAGCACCGGGTACTTCTTCGCCGGGTCGAAGTTCGCCGGCTTCATCATCGACCCGTTCAGCTCCACCCCATCCGGCGTGCGGAAGCTGAACCACTCGGGCTTCTTCACGTCCAGCGCGGCGAGCGTGGCGTTCGCGCGGGCGTTGTCCACCAGCGTGCGCACCGCGGCGCCGTCGGTGGCGTGCAGCGTGGTGGTGGGTGCCACGCCGGCCTGCGAGAAGACGTCCAGGTAGAAGGGCGAGCCGGGGCTCAGCTCCATGCGGTGCGTGCCGGGCTCGGCGCTCAGGCGCTGGAAGCCGCTGCCGTCCAGCTTCACGCGGTACAGCTGCCGCTCGCGCGGTCCGCGCTCCGTCGCCGCGAAGTAGACGTAGCCCGCGGCCTCGTCCACGCCGTACACCGCCGTCACGTCCCACGCGCCCTTGGTGAGCTGCTTGGCCAGCGAGCCATCGCGGTTGTACAGGTAGAGGTGGTTGTAGCCGTCGCGCTCGCTGCTCCACAGCATCTGCCGGCCGCCGTGCACGAACGTCATGTCGTCGTCCACCTCCACCCACGCGCTGTCCGCGTCGGTGAAGAGCGGGCGGGTGGTGCCGGTGCGCGCGTCGGCCAGCAGCACGTCCAGCCGGTTCTGGTGGCGGTTCAGGCGCTGCACCACGATCTCCGTGGGCGACGCGGCCCACTCCATCCGGGCCAGGTACGCCTCGCGGTCGTTCCCCGTGTCGATCCAGGTGGTCGCCCCGCCGGTGACGGGGACGACGCCGACCTTCACCAGCGGGTTGGGCGTGCCCGGCTTGGGGTAGCGAAGACGGGTGACGGTGTTGTAGACGCCGGACGTGTCGGTGACCAGGTTGAAGATGCCCACCGGCGCGTCGTCCAGCCGCCAGAAGGCGATGCGCTGCCCGTCCGGGCTCCACCGCCAGCCGTCGCGCAGGTCCAGCTCTTCCTCGTAGACCCAGTCGAACGTGCCGTTGGTGACCGTCTCGCTGCCGTCGTTCGTGAGGCGTGTCTCGCGGCCGGTGGCGAGGTCCGCGACCCACAGGTCGTTGTCGCGCACGAAGCCCACCTTCGTCCCGTCTGGCGAGAACTTGGCGAACTGCTGCCAGCCCTTCGCGCTGGAGACGGGCGTCAGCCGCCCGCTGGCCACGTCGAGCACGTAGTACAGGCCCTTGGTGTTCTCGCGCCAGACCTGCTGCGAGTTGCTGTAGATGAGCAGCTTCCGCTCGTCGGCCGACCACTGGTAGCCCTCGATGCCGATGGGCTGCGTGCCGCCCGCGGGCACCAGGCGCGCCCCTTCCACCAGGAGCGTGCGCGTGCCGGTGCGGGCGTCCTCGGCCGTGAGGTCGGTGGTGCCGCCCGCCGCGGCGGAGACGAAGGTGAACCGGCGGCCGTCCTTCATCCACTTCACCGCCGGAAGGCTGGCGGTGCGGAAGTCGCCGCTCCCGAAGATGCGCTGCACGCTCAGCCGCCCCGGCGACACGGGCTGCGAGGTGTTCGCCGCCTGCTGCACCTGCGCGGCGGCGGGAAGCGCGGGCGCCAGCGACGCCAGCGCGAGTGACAGCCCGGCGACGGCCGAGCGAGCCCGGATCTGCATGCGGTCCCTTGTTCGGTAGATTGGATCACGCGCCGCGCTCGCTGGAGGAGCATGGCGGGTTGCTGTAGAGATGCGTGACAGTATGCCGCAGTTGTACGGCGGCGCGCCAGTCTGGTTCCCGTCTCGGAGGGAGGCTGACGGCCGGCGGGCGACTGAAGTCGCGGCAACAAAAGCGCAAAGTCCCCCTGCGGGGACAAACCGCGAGGCGGCGCGCATCTCCCATCATCCCATCCGGAATTGTCGTCCGCGCGGTGCGGGCGGGATGCGGTTCGTCGACGCCTGGCATCGGTCGCTTCCCGCAGGTTGGCTTCCGCGGAGCGGGCCCGTATCTTCGGGTGAATCCCCTGCCGTACATCTTCCGATTTCCTGCCTTTCACACCCTCGCCCGGACGCGCGCCGTGAGCCAGACATCTCCCGTGGTGGACTACGAGCAGCAGCGTGCGGACGGACCGGCGGGCGCGGGGCTGGACCGCCTGCCGCGGCGTCTGGGCGTGTGGAGCGCGGCGGCCATCCTGGTGGGCAGCACCATCGGCAGCGGCATCTTCCGGGTGCCGGGCGCGGTGGCGGAGCGCGTAGGCACCGTCGGCGCGGTGACGATGCTGTGGACACTGGGCGCGCTGGTGGCGCTCTTCGGCGCGCTCACGGTGGCGGAGCTGGCGGGGATGTTCCCGCGATCCGGCGGCGTGTACGTCTTCATCCGCGAAGGGTTCGGGCCGCTGCCCGCGTTCCTGTTCGGGTGGACGGAGCTACTGGTGATCCGCCCCTCGGCCATCGGCGCCATCGCGGTGCTGTTCGCGGAGTACACCGCGCGCCTCTTCGGCTGGGGCGACCCGTCGGTGCGGTGGATCGCGGCCGGTGCGATCGTGCTGGTGGGGCTCGCGAACATCCG
The Longimicrobiaceae bacterium genome window above contains:
- a CDS encoding S9 family peptidase, producing the protein MQIRARSAVAGLSLALASLAPALPAAAQVQQAANTSQPVSPGRLSVQRIFGSGDFRTASLPAVKWMKDGRRFTFVSAAAGGTTDLTAEDARTGTRTLLVEGARLVPAGGTQPIGIEGYQWSADERKLLIYSNSQQVWRENTKGLYYVLDVASGRLTPVSSAKGWQQFAKFSPDGTKVGFVRDNDLWVADLATGRETRLTNDGSETVTNGTFDWVYEEELDLRDGWRWSPDGQRIAFWRLDDAPVGIFNLVTDTSGVYNTVTRLRYPKPGTPNPLVKVGVVPVTGGATTWIDTGNDREAYLARMEWAASPTEIVVQRLNRHQNRLDVLLADARTGTTRPLFTDADSAWVEVDDDMTFVHGGRQMLWSSERDGYNHLYLYNRDGSLAKQLTKGAWDVTAVYGVDEAAGYVYFAATERGPRERQLYRVKLDGSGFQRLSAEPGTHRMELSPGSPFYLDVFSQAGVAPTTTLHATDGAAVRTLVDNARANATLAALDVKKPEWFSFRTPDGVELNGSMMKPANFDPAKKYPVLIYVYGGPGSQQVTDAWGGTRYLYHQMLAQHGYIVVSVDNRGTGGRGAAFKHAVYLNLGRTETADQIAAANYLATLPYVDGSRLGIWGWSYGGYMTSLTMMRPGSPFKAGIAVAPVTDWDLYDSIYTERYMRTPLENPRGYADNAPAVLAPSLKGDLLVIHGTGDDNVHFQNSLKLANALEMSGKQFQLMAYPSRNHSISGGGTSMHLYTLMSNWIETHL